tcgaagcttcaggtacagtgacctctactggcgaagtgcaaggctgcagtggatttaaagtatctttgccttgaaaattctttgacgcacacatctaatgtttgaatatcatgttctatttaaaaatgaagattgatgattgtgtgtacatAATAtagagaagagagtgctggggggggaaatgtgggctttttacgccttaaatgatagtacagtttaggggaatgacatgcagcaaatggccactgGTCGGACTCGAACCCCTGGCCACTGGAGCAAGCCTTTGAaagtgggtcgcctgctctacgagctgcacCACCAGGGCTGGTCTTTagtatgtgggatgtacattattgtttcaacagatttagatttggtttctttacttgctcacagggaagatgatgctggcgtgcataacaattgtttcactagttggctggctccataatgatccaatacaaacgcaataccaacaactcaacagcaacaatgcatactacgacaacaacccacaaatttgcagttatataaagtgttgattatgagggggatCAATTGCGGTTTGCTCCCACtcatatttcgaatcgcacgccaaacccgcgaacttgttcctgaatcagtcacgtggtacagCAGGTTCTTGAGGCTTcaaacgtcatcacatacgtcatcaacacaagctgTGGAACTGCCGGTCAGCCACTCGCAAGACTGAGTTCATCTCTGGCTACGTCTCCCATCAATCCCTCGACTTCCTtgccctcactgagacttggatcacacctgataacacttccacccctgctgctctctccacagcaACTCCTTCTCCCACTCGCCCAGAACCACTGGACGAGGAGGTGGCACTGGTCTGCTGATCTCTcccaaatggagtttttctctttattctttGCCACCCTTCACCCACTCATCTTTCGAATTTCATGCAGTCACTGTAACAAAGCCGGTTACATTAAGCATTGTTGTTCTCTACCATCCTCCAGGTCCTTTGGgggagtttttggaggaattggacGTTCTCCTGTCCCTGAAAACGGCGTCCGCTCGTACTTCTcggtgacttcaacatccagtcagagaagtcaacagacttAATATCTATCCTgtcttcttttgctctctccctgtgtccgtcccctcctactcacaaagctggcaaccacTTCGacctcatattcaccagaaactgctcgacctcaaacctctctgtaaccccacttcacatctctgatcacttcTTCATatcccactctctccctctctcccaaaCTAACAAACCTATCTCCACCGTAACttccgctccctctctccctcttctctcgcctcagctgtcctctcggcccttccttctcctgacttctTCTCACTCATGCTGTCAACtttgccacagacactctcctctctactctgtcctcctctctggactccctctgtcctctcactctgcagcagGTTCACCAGACCCTTCCATCTCCCTGGTTGGAAGACTCTGTGCTAACAGAACCATCCTACagggagctgaaagaaaatggctgaaatcaaaaACACCCTAACCctcctttcaaactcttctctcctctttctcctcttctatttcagaaacaaaaagcactttcttcaatcctctttctccaaccCCAAAAAactcttctccatcttctccaccctcctcgaccctcccagtccaccaccTACTTCTTCTCTCCTACCgtcccactttgtcaactaccTTGTtaaaaagatagatgacatgCGCTCTTCATTTTCCGACTTACTGACTAACATcaactgttcaccatccacatcacttcccccccactcttacttctttctccactctctcttcaGATGAAGTTCTATCTCACGTTTCCTCTGCCCCCCCCACCACCTGCCCCCTGGACCctgtcccctctcaccttcttctgtctctcttctttattttctttccaaaacacttgagtgtgctgtcactgaggaacttctcgctgctagagcagcctcccccCCTCTgttcatccttctggacctttctgctgcgtttgacacagtgaaccaccagatcctcctctacaccctccaaggACTGgcgtctcaggctctgctctctcgctgctgaatcctacctaaaggacctaCAGGCTAACTTGGAGAGGGGTTATGTCGGACccgtcaactcaccaccggggtacctcagggctccgtcctgaGTCCCCtcatcttttctctgtacaccaactcacttggctctgtcattgactctcatggcttctcctaccacaactacgcagatgacactcaactgattctgtcttttcccagatctgaaacccaggtggaggcacggatctttgcttgtctggctgatatctctcggtggatggccgcacatcacttgaaactcaaccttgacaagaccgagctccttttccttccggggaagggctctcccatccaagaccttaccatcgacatcggcacctctgttatttccccgactcggactgcaaggaatctgggtgtgacactcgacaaccaactgtccttctcTGAcagcatcgctgcaacaactcctggacgcaggttcttgttcaggctcttgtcatctcacgccttgactactgcagctCCCGCCTCACTGGACCTCCTACATGTGCCATTCGAACCTCTAAATCTcacccagaatgcagcagcccgactggtcttcaatctacccaagttctcccacaatgcatcgctcctccgctcccttcactggctaccagtggtgtcccgaatctgcttccagactctggtgctggtccaccgtgctgtgaatggatcaggtcCTTCCTAGATCCAGGCCACGGTcgaaccagacaccccagcgcgttcacttcgctctgcatcggccaatcggctcactgcgagtgggacccagattcccctcaaacaaaaccgcctgtttgctgtcctgctccaaaatgttggaacgacctccccattgatgtcaggacagcagacattCTGAACACTctcctgtttcgactgcacctcggcgaatgaagaaaacaataacaactgttctttgtatgttgcacttatattggtttgtcttatttgaagctattgttctgcacttaaaggatttcacctgtttgaagctattgtacttgcaaagttcttgctgttcggagttgtatcctcatgattgtttgcactttttgtacgtcgctttggaaaaaagcgtcagctaaatgaactgtaatgtaataaaatacaatatcaaatataaatacataacatataatatataatataaatatataaaatataatatacaatatatcatatatataatataaaatataaatatataacatatgatatataatataaatatataaaatataatatataatatacaatatatcatatatataatataaaatatataatatataatatgtaatatataatatataatatataatatataatatataatatataaataaatataatatataatatatatatatatatataatgtaatatacaaAATAGATTATAGAACATAGAAAATAGAATATAGATTATAACAGGGATGTCTGCCTATTTATTACTGATACAGAAATAAATTCACCTTCACTCCTGCAGTTCGGCGTCAAAGAGCTCCAGAGAAGAATATAAAAGCTCTGTTTAGCCTGAAACAAACTGTtttagtgtttctgtgtgaaacagacgagcagagaggaagttCTCTGGGGAGGAATCCAACCAGCATGCAGAGAAACAAGAAGCCGAAGAGGAAGTGAAACTACACAGAAGCAGGAAGCACATTAACGGCTGCAGTGAAAGCAGCAGATAATCTGTGTGGAGAGTTTAcacaatattaattattattatcaaccaTCAGTTTCCTGAAGTCTCCTGCTGGTCGTTCTGCAGGAACCGGAAATAAAAtcaagttcaaatcaaatcaaatcaaatttatttgtatagcccaatatcacaaattatacatttgtctcagtgtttacagactgtacaggttacgacatcctctgtccttagaccctctgtccttagaccctctgtccttacaccctctgtccttagaccctcgcatcgcattTACATATTGATGTTGatgtttacataaatgcatacagatagagagggagaagaagagagggaggggaggagagaggaagagaaggaagagagcagggaggtgtcccccggcagtctaagcctatagcagcataactaggggctgatccagggcaaacctgagccagccctaactataagtctttagcctgctcttaaatgtggagagtgtgtctgcctcccgaacacaaactggaagctggttccactggagaggagcttgatagctgaaggctctggctcccattgtactcttagagactctaggaaccacaagtaaccctgcagtctgggagcgtaatgctctagttggtttataaggtactatgagatctttaagatatgctggagcctgaccattaattgatttgtaagtcaggagaaggattttgaattctattctgtattttaccgggagccagtgcagagcagctaatacaggagtaatatgatcccgtttccttgttcttgtcaatacacgtgccgctgcattttggatcaactgaagagtcttaagcgactttttgggacaacctgataacaatgagttgcagtaatccagccttgaagtaacaaatgcatggactagtttttctgcatcattttgagacaggatgtgtcttatctttgcaatgttacgtagatgaaagaaggcagtccttgagatttgttttatgtgggagttaaacgacagatcttgatcaaagatgacgccaagattccttacagtggtgctggaggccaaattaatgccatccagagcttctatgtcattagaaaatgcgtttcggaggcgtttagggccaagtataataacttcagttttgtctgtgtttaacatcaagaagttgcagaacatccaagtttgtatgtccttaaggcttgaagtttagccaattgattggtttcatctggtttaattgatggatataattgggtatcatccgcataacaatgaaagtttatagagtggttccttataatattgcccaaaggaagcttATATAAGGTGGGGGACAtcgcacagacagatgttaaAAGTTCTGATAgttcagtgagaaaaacagcagaggttttaggaggtCTGTAGATGGTAACAATAATGATGGGTGCAGAGCCAGTGAGTTTCACAGCTAGGCATTCAAACGAGGAATGATGGGGTACAGTGATAGTATTGACTTTAATGGTCTCACGATAGAGCACAGCAATACCACCCCCTCTCCCGGTAGCACGGGGTTTACTGAAGAAGGTAAAGCCAGGTGGGACAGCTTCATTAAGGTGGGAGAAGTCGTTTGGCTGTTGCCAAGTCTCAGTGAGGCACtgtaatgctgttctctctggccttccaaccaaactgctcaaccgacttcaaatcatccaaaataCCGCTGCCCTGATCACGACCCgcaccaaatcctctgaacacatcacccccattctcctgaaccttcactggctccctgttcaatcccggatcaactacaaaaacatcctgctcacctacaaagcccttcacaaactcgcccccacctacctaagtgacctccttcaggagtataccccctcccgctccctccgctcatcctcagctgccagggccttcagctgcactgctcccaagctctgcaactccatccctccacacatccgacaatccgaaactgttacaacattcaagtcccaactcaaaactcacctgttcaaactggcctactctctgtagtatcaatgttcctgtatcctcctcccccccttttctctttattgctttctttctgtgtctccaCCAGATCTCtggttctgtttgtttgctctccaatgtcctgctgtttttatctcttgtattttgtacggtgtccttgggtgtcttgaaaggtgcctccaaataaaatgtattattattattaaagattcaCTAGAGATTCACTAAAGAAAGATTCACTAAAGACTCACTAAAGTAAGATTCACTAAAGAAAGATTCACTAAAGATTCACTAAAGATTAACTAATGACTCACTAAAGAAAGATTCAATAAAGACTCACTAAAGTAAGATTcactaaaaatgtattaaatatttactAAAGAAAGATTCAATAAAGATTTATTAAAGATTCACAAAAGAAAGATAACTAGAGatcactaaataaataaatatttttgccCTGTATTTGCGCACACTGAGATAATAGaagataaaataatgaaagaataTTTGACATTAACAGCAGCATGTGGAGGCGACACACAGAATCtcactttaaacactttaaaacatttaattccatCAGAGTTCTGTTTTAAAAACCCAGGAAATCTAATGAAGGTAAAGTTTGTTGGATGGAAACAAACAGGAGTAAAAAATAAAGGCACTTAACTTACAAACCTCCATAAAATAACTTCTCTcttttatacaaatatttacacGCTTCTCATCACGGCGGTGGGTGAAggttaaactacatttaaaatacatgatAGTAACAATATCTGCACATTAAAACTTTATACATGTTATTAATTTAACATCATGATGGAAAAACTGTTCTCTGAAATTATAAACTTATAAACTAagataattaaattatattttgttattaataacatagaaaacataaataaactaGAAGTGAAtgagtttaaaaacacaaagaaagaaagtaaagcaTCACGTTCATCACACCTTCGGTAACTTCTGCCTCGACAGGAGTATTGGAGGGGGGGAggttacaattattattattacgccGAGGGGGGTCCTGGTGATTTTAGCCCAGAAACACCAAATGTGACTTAAATCCAACAGAATATTTcagtattaattaataaatacatttctcacTTTGATCTCACAGAATATAAAACTTTTTCCTGGTAAATTTGCCACTTTAATTAATCTTTGGGCCGAATACGGCgtcatacaaaatacatattaaatattaaatattaataattgattattaatgtttaaataataatgtttaaatattaatgtttgattattaatgtttaaacaataatgtttaaatattaatgtttgattattaatgtttaaataatgtttaaatattaatgtttaaataataatgtttaaatattaatgtttgattattaatgtttaaataatgtttaaatattaatgtttaaataataatgtttaaatattaatgtttgattattaatgtttaaataatgtttaaatattaatgtttgattattaatgtttaaataatgtttaaatattaatgtttaaataataatgtttgaatattaatgtttgattattcatgtttaaataataatgtttaaatattaataattgattattaatgtttaaataataatgtttaaatattaatgtttgattattcatgtttaaataataatgtttaaatattaatgtttgattattcatgtttaaataatgtttaaatattagtgtttgattattaatgtttaaacaataatgtttaaatattaatgtttaaataataatgttcaaatattaatgtttgattattaatatttaaacaataatgtttaaatattaatgtttaaataataatgtttaaatattaatgtttaaatattaatgtttgaaTATTAATGATTGAATATTAATGATTGAATATTAATGATTGAATATTAATGTTTGAATATTAATGATTGAATATTATTGTTTGAATTATAATGtttgaataataatgtttaaatattaatgtttgaaTATTAATGTTTGAATAATAATGTTTGAATATTAATGTTTGAATATTATGATCAGCTTGATTCATTCAAACAGCTGCTGCTCCTAAATActaataaaattattattattattattattattattattaatttaaatattatttaaagaagaTGAGTAATTGTTTGTGCTTCTAAGAAACGGATCTAAAGTgccattaaatataataatcaataaaatcTTACGAGTTAGTTTCTTTACTCGAGGACAGACTCACTAATttactacgtgtgtgtgtgtgtctcagtgggAGGAGCTGCGGTCGTTGGCCACGTCCTGTAGGCGGCGCAGCAGGGCTGAGTGATTATCAGGACAGACTCTCTTTGCTGATGTTTCGTCCTCCAGAGCGGCGCCGCAGCGCTTCTTGCTCGCCGTCTCTCCGCTGCGGATCATACTGTTGATCTCCTGCAGGCGCTGAGGCACAGAtacaactttatatatatatttaaagcagaGGGCGATGTGTAGCGCCCACATAGAGCAGCACAttagaataaaacacaatatatgaCACGTAAAAACAAGATGAGCTAACATCATTAATAAGAGCACAGGATCAATGATTAATAACAAGCGTATTGCTGCAGTACACTCAgtgtatatattgtttatgtACCTCATGATTACATGAACATggatcaataaaataaagtttaataaaagCTCATTTTCTCCTGAGAACAGATTCATTATGTAAATtcttgagaaaacaaaaagcagatttCTTAAGATGACCAGATCATTTATTacgtgagagtgtgtgtgtgtgtgtgtctcacgtTGGGGGGGCTGCTGCAGATGTAGTAGTAGATCTTGTCTCGGGGGGTGGGGGCGGAGCCGGTCTTGTGGGGGGAGATGTAGATCGAGTGTTTGCTGGAGAGAAGCATCCGACGGGGGGAGCCGGTCCTCAGGGTGGGGTACGGACACAGAGTGGGGGTCtccaactacacacacacagaagtgtttTATTGTGACACTTTGGGGATGTGCGACATCCTGTTGGTCTTTGCATTTTGAACACCAACGTGTATAAAGAGTGATAGGTGatagcagcaggtgtgtgtgtcatgcagcagcaggtgtcatgcagcagcaggtgtcatgcagcagcaggtgtgtgtgtcatgcagcagcaggtgtcatgcagcagcaggtgtcatgcagcagcaggtgtcatgcagcagcaggtgtgtatgtcatgcagcagcagcagcaggtgtgtgtgtcatgcagcagcagcagcaggtgtgtgagtcatgcagcagcaggtgtcatgcagcagcaggtgtgtgtgtcatgcagcagcaggtgtgtgtgtcatgcagcagcagcagcaggtgtgtgagtcatgcagcagcaggtgtgtgtgtcatgcagcagcaggtgtgtgtgtcatgcagcagcagcagcaggtgtgtgagtcatgcagcagcaggtgtgtgtgtcatgcagcagcagcagtaggtGTGTAtgtcatgcagcagcaggtgtgtgtgtcatgcagcagcagcaggtgtgtgtgtcatgcagcagcaggtgtgtgtgtcatgcagcagcagcagtaggtGTGTAtgtcatgcagcagcaggtgtgtgtgtcatgcagcagcagcaggtgtgtgtgtcatgcagcagcaggtgtgtgtgtgtcatgcagcagcagcaggtgtgtgtgtcatgcagcagcaggtgtgtgtcatgcagcagcaggtgtgtgtgtcatgcagcagcagcaggtgtgtatgtcatgcagcagcagcaggtgtgtgtgtcatgcagcagcaggtgtatgtgtcatgcagcagcagcaggtgtgtatgtcatgcagcagcaggtgtgtgtgtcatgcagcagcaggtgtatgtgtcatgcagcagcagcaggtgtgtgtgtcgtgcagcagcagcaggtgtgtatgtcatgcagcagcagcaggtgtgtgtgtcatgcagcagcagcaggtgtgtgtgtcatgcagcagcagcagcagcaggtgtgtgtcgTGCAGCCTGACGTACCCCGGCAGACGGCGAGCTCGCTGAGTATCTCAGAGCGAAGGGTCTCATCTGTTTGATGTAAACGTTGTTGTAGAAGTGGATCAGATCCCCccgctcctcctctccatcagcCACAGAGGGGGACGAGGTCTTGTTGGAGGTGTtggtgggggtggagggggcACTGCCAGGCTGGGGGGCGGGCAAGGTGCTGCTGGAGCGGACAGGAAGCGGGCTGAGGTCTCCTGCTGAGAGCAGATCAGActtaataacaaacaaatattaaactttcATCTGAGAGTCAAAGCAAACaagaaataatgtaaaaatatatattaatagatatgcaaattacaatatatatatatatatatatatatatatatatatatatatatatatatatatatatatatatatatatatatatatatatatatacacacacacacacactgtgtatatacacacacacacacacacacacaggtgaagaTATAAATGGAGGTGTTTCTGTACCTGCGTCTGGACTCGTCTCagcagctgagtgtgtgtgtttgttcctccGGCCTGAGATCAACACACTCCTGTACACCTGAGATTACAACACAACGTTACAGCTGAAAGTGAACGATATGAGTTAaatcatatatgatatataaaatCTGGATGTTCTCCTCACATTGCTGCTGGCCTGCGGCTGCGTCCGGTAACACTTCATAATGTTCTGGAAGGATTTGTCCTCTTTGGTCAcctgacagacacagaaacaggttTACTACAACAGTGaggaacatacagtataaatatatatatatatatatatatatatatatatatacacacatatttatatatatatatatatatataatatatatatatatatacacatatttatttatatatatatatatatatatatatatatatatatatatatatatatatatatatatatatatatatatacacacacacacacatatacatatatatatatatatatatatatattaatataaacacatatatgtgtatatatatatatatatatatatgtgtgtatatatatatatatatatatatatatgtgtatatatatatacaggactgtctcagaaaattagaatattgtgataaagttctttattttctgtaatgcaattaaaaaaacaaaaatgtcatgcattctggattcattacaaatcaactgaaatattgcaagccttttattattttaatattgctgattatggcttacagcttaagaaaactcaaaaatcctatctcaaaaaatttgaatagttcctcagaccaagtaaaaaaaaagatttataacagcaaaacaaaatcaaacatttgaaaatgtccattaatgcactcagtacttggttgggaatccttttgcacggattactgcatcaatgcggcgtggcatggaggcaatcagcctgtggcattgctgaggtgttatggatgcccaggatgcttcaatagcggcctttagctcattagcattgttgggtctggtgtctttcagcttcttcttcacaataccccacatattctctatggggttcaggtcaggggaattggtaggccaatcgaggacagtaatgccatggtcagtacaccagttactggtggttttggcactgtgggcaggtgccagatcatgctggaaaatgaattcctcatctccatagagcttttcagcagacggaagcatgtagtgctctaaaatctcttggtacacagctgcatttactctgggcttgatgaaacacagtggaccaacaccagcagctgacatggctccccaaaccatcgctgactgtgggaacttcacactggatttcaagtaacttggattttgctcctctccagcctttctccagactctggcgccttgacttcc
This genomic window from Cottoperca gobio unplaced genomic scaffold, fCotGob3.1 fCotGob3_337arrow_ctg1, whole genome shotgun sequence contains:
- the rbl2 gene encoding retinoblastoma-like protein 2, which produces FLKYNDVYPPFPPAGVSPSPTSLQDRYSSPPAGSARRRLFVDPVDGEPRITTATPTAVTKTGLITAIPAGQTVVTMATATVTANNGQTVTIPVQGIANESGGITFIPVQVSVNGQGAATLQPLSAQTLTGTLTVQSAVAKPAAFKPAVSPLRKGSLSLFFRKVYHLASVRLRDLCVKLDISSDLRRKIWTCFEFSLVHCTQLMMDRHLDQLLMCAVYVMAKVTKEDKSFQNIMKCYRTQPQASSNVYRSVLISGRRNKHTHSAAETSPDAAGDLSPLPVRSSSTLPAPQPGSAPSTPTNTSNKTSSPSVADGEEERGDLIHFYNNVYIKQMRPFALRYSASSPSAGLETPTLCPYPTLRTGSPRRMLLSSKHSIYISPHKTGSAPTPRDKIYYYICSSPPNRLQEINSMIRSGETASKKRCGAALEDETSAKRVCPDNHSALLRRLQDVANDRSSSH